Proteins encoded together in one Thermomonospora curvata DSM 43183 window:
- a CDS encoding flavin reductase family protein has protein sequence MPAEPAITTDPGHAAPPAPVEFRRAMAEFATGVTVVTGLDGGEPVGFACQSFASVSLEPPLVLFCADHRGRSWPRIRASGRFCVNILAEDQRELCERFGSSKGRKFQGLEWEPSPWGAPALPDVLLRVHAVVQDVHVAGDHDVVIGRVLSCERPPGNEGRRPLLFFRSRFGIDEPDAPIAPDPWARGDRWG, from the coding sequence ATGCCAGCCGAGCCAGCGATCACCACCGATCCCGGTCACGCCGCGCCGCCCGCGCCGGTGGAGTTCCGGCGGGCCATGGCCGAGTTCGCCACCGGCGTCACCGTGGTCACCGGCCTCGACGGGGGCGAGCCGGTGGGTTTCGCCTGCCAGTCGTTTGCGTCGGTGTCCCTGGAGCCGCCGCTGGTGCTGTTCTGCGCCGATCACCGCGGCCGGTCCTGGCCGCGCATCCGGGCCAGCGGCCGGTTCTGCGTGAACATCCTGGCCGAGGACCAGCGGGAGCTGTGCGAGCGCTTCGGGTCGAGCAAGGGCCGCAAGTTCCAGGGGCTGGAGTGGGAGCCGTCGCCGTGGGGCGCGCCGGCGCTGCCCGATGTGCTGCTGCGCGTGCACGCGGTGGTGCAGGACGTGCACGTGGCCGGCGACCACGACGTGGTGATCGGACGGGTGCTGAGCTGTGAGCGTCCCCCGGGGAACGAGGGGCGGCGTCCGCTGTTGTTCTTCCGCAGCCGGTTCGGCATCGACGAGCCGGACGCCCCGATCGCCCCCGACCCGTGGGCCAGGGGCGATCGGTGGGGCTGA
- a CDS encoding alpha/beta fold hydrolase — MTTELTYESTLRELATDQGVLRYHEAGEGPPLLLLHGSGPGVTGWRNFRGNLPVLAEHFRCLVLEFPGFGVSDPTDQHPMLAATGAVLRFLDGLGLQQVDVIGNSMGGIVGTQVALAHPDRVRRLVTIGGMGRNIFSPSPGEGIKLLMEFTDEPSREKLIRWLHSMVYDPKIITEEMIEERWQQATDPDTLAAARRMYGSKAFAANAKAQAASDTPPYWAMLHKLKAKTLITWGRDDRVSPVDMALLPMRAIPDVEVHIFPNCGHWVMIEQKEAWESVVLAFLTRKDAA, encoded by the coding sequence ATGACCACGGAGCTGACCTACGAGTCGACGTTGCGCGAACTCGCCACCGACCAAGGGGTGCTGCGTTACCACGAGGCGGGCGAGGGACCGCCGCTGCTGCTGTTGCACGGCTCCGGGCCGGGCGTCACCGGCTGGCGCAACTTCCGCGGCAACCTGCCGGTGCTGGCCGAGCACTTCCGCTGCCTGGTGCTGGAGTTCCCCGGCTTCGGGGTCAGCGACCCGACCGACCAGCACCCCATGCTGGCCGCCACCGGCGCGGTGCTCCGCTTCCTGGACGGGCTGGGCCTGCAGCAGGTGGACGTGATCGGCAACTCCATGGGCGGCATCGTCGGCACCCAGGTGGCGCTGGCCCACCCCGACCGGGTGCGCCGGCTGGTCACCATCGGCGGCATGGGCCGCAACATCTTCAGTCCTTCGCCCGGCGAGGGCATCAAGCTGCTGATGGAGTTCACCGACGAGCCCAGCCGCGAGAAGCTGATCCGCTGGCTGCACTCCATGGTCTACGACCCCAAGATCATCACCGAGGAGATGATCGAGGAGCGCTGGCAGCAGGCCACCGACCCCGACACGCTGGCCGCCGCCCGCCGCATGTACGGCAGCAAGGCCTTCGCCGCCAACGCCAAGGCCCAGGCCGCCTCCGACACCCCGCCCTACTGGGCGATGCTGCACAAGCTCAAGGCCAAGACCCTGATCACCTGGGGGCGTGACGACCGGGTCAGCCCCGTGGACATGGCGCTGCTGCCGATGCGCGCCATCCCCGACGTCGAAGTGCACATCTTCCCCAACTGCGGCCACTGGGTGATGATCGAGCAGAAGGAGGCCTGGGAGAGCGTGGTGCTGGCCTTCCTGACCCGCAAGGACGCCGCATGA
- a CDS encoding LLM class F420-dependent oxidoreductase produces MRIGIVTPVVAQPPGAHSPWEHSAGIEELGRIAEAADRLGYHHLTCSEHVAVPTEAAAQRGGVYWDPLATFGYLAARTRRIRLATQVLVLGYHHPLAIAKRYGTLDRVSGGRLVLGLGVGSLAEEFALLGAPFEGRGPRADEAIAALRAAWGRREPSFHGEHYDFSGFVVEPHAVRERVPIWIGGRTARSLRRAVTLGDGWVPFGLPLDTLAEMLAKADAPEGFEVVLSPGRPLDPLGSPEAARTALERLRKAGATIAGVRLTATSADHYCDQLAALRELGQSQGLSFAGD; encoded by the coding sequence ATGCGCATCGGCATCGTCACACCGGTGGTGGCCCAGCCGCCGGGAGCACACTCCCCGTGGGAGCACAGCGCCGGCATCGAGGAGCTCGGCCGGATCGCCGAGGCCGCCGACCGGCTCGGCTACCACCACCTGACCTGCAGCGAGCATGTGGCCGTGCCCACCGAGGCCGCCGCGCAGCGCGGCGGCGTCTACTGGGACCCGCTGGCGACCTTCGGCTACCTGGCCGCCCGCACCCGCCGCATCCGGCTGGCCACGCAGGTGCTGGTGCTCGGCTACCACCACCCGCTGGCCATCGCCAAGCGCTACGGCACGCTGGACCGCGTCAGCGGCGGGCGGCTGGTGCTCGGGCTGGGCGTGGGCAGCCTGGCCGAGGAGTTCGCGCTGCTGGGCGCCCCCTTCGAAGGCCGCGGCCCGCGCGCCGACGAGGCCATCGCCGCGCTGCGCGCCGCCTGGGGCCGGCGAGAGCCGAGCTTCCACGGCGAGCACTACGACTTCTCCGGCTTCGTCGTCGAGCCGCACGCCGTGCGCGAGCGGGTGCCGATCTGGATCGGCGGGCGCACCGCCCGCTCGCTGCGCCGCGCCGTCACGCTCGGGGACGGCTGGGTCCCCTTCGGCCTGCCCCTGGACACGCTCGCCGAGATGCTCGCCAAGGCCGACGCGCCCGAGGGTTTCGAGGTGGTGCTGAGCCCCGGCCGCCCGCTGGACCCGCTCGGCTCCCCCGAGGCGGCGCGCACCGCGCTGGAGCGGCTGCGCAAGGCCGGCGCGACCATCGCCGGCGTCCGCCTGACGGCCACCTCGGCCGACCACTACTGCGACCAGCTGGCCGCCCTGCGCGAGCTGGGCCAGAGCCAGGGTCTGTCCTTCGCCGGGGACTGA
- a CDS encoding VOC family protein, producing the protein MKVQTRHIERWRELAIEGLGFAEGSGPDPDGLYLRMDERRYRLAVLPGDADRVLAVGWEVRDQYALAAVREAVEKSGTDVTVLSPKEAAERDVEQAIAFKDPSGTPVEVFFGPVLDHSPLRTPLAHRFVTGPLGMGHVVLPTPRAEELTNWYCEVLGFLPRGAMKVSAATPERPLRVRFLGVNQRHHSLAIAPAPHDGDPGLVHIMVEVEDLDTVGRALDNVTRLGFSISSTLGRHTNDKMVSFYVRAPGGWDIEYGTDGMLVDETYYTAEEITRDSYWGHDWSGSEPLAAFIPPTK; encoded by the coding sequence GTGAAGGTCCAGACGCGCCACATCGAACGCTGGCGCGAACTGGCGATCGAAGGACTCGGCTTCGCCGAGGGCTCCGGACCGGACCCGGACGGGCTGTACCTGCGCATGGACGAGCGCCGCTACCGCCTGGCGGTGCTGCCCGGCGACGCCGACCGGGTGCTGGCCGTCGGCTGGGAGGTGCGCGACCAGTACGCGCTGGCCGCGGTCCGCGAGGCGGTGGAGAAGTCCGGCACGGACGTGACCGTGCTGTCGCCCAAGGAGGCCGCCGAGCGGGACGTCGAGCAGGCCATCGCCTTCAAGGACCCCTCCGGCACCCCCGTGGAGGTGTTCTTCGGCCCCGTCCTGGACCACAGCCCGCTGCGCACCCCGCTGGCCCACAGGTTCGTCACCGGCCCGCTGGGCATGGGCCACGTGGTGCTGCCCACCCCCCGCGCCGAGGAGCTGACGAACTGGTACTGCGAGGTCCTCGGGTTCCTGCCGCGCGGTGCCATGAAGGTCAGCGCCGCCACCCCCGAGCGTCCGTTGCGCGTCCGCTTCCTCGGCGTCAACCAGCGCCACCACAGCCTGGCCATCGCCCCCGCCCCGCACGACGGCGACCCGGGCCTGGTGCACATCATGGTGGAGGTCGAGGACCTGGACACCGTCGGCCGGGCGCTGGACAACGTCACCCGGCTGGGCTTTTCGATCTCCTCCACCCTGGGCCGCCACACCAACGACAAGATGGTCTCCTTCTACGTGCGCGCCCCGGGCGGCTGGGACATCGAGTACGGCACCGACGGCATGCTCGTCGACGAGACGTACTACACCGCCGAAGAGATCACCCGCGACAGCTACTGGGGCCACGACTGGTCGGGCTCTGAGCCGCTGGCCGCGTTCATCCCCCCGACCAAGTGA
- a CDS encoding ferredoxin--NADP reductase: MSRAGSLKVRVVEVVRETAEAHTLVLEPAEGDRERFAYRPGQFLTIRVPAPDGWAARCYSLCSSPLTDEHLKVTVKRVAGGLGSNWICDNVTAGDVLEVLRPAGTFTPSSLQEDLLLIAGGSGITPIMSILKSCLAAGGGKVTLLYANRDERSVIFAGELRALAEAHGERLTVLHWLESVQGLPTAAGLRALLRPYTDRDAFICGPAAFMDLATEALTGLGVPAGRVHVEKYFSLAGDPFEAAGEDAISDGDSGAAGEEDAATVEVEIDGERRTVPWPRSERLLDVLLRAGVDAPFSCREGSCAACACVVLEGEASMDVNTVLDERDLADGLILACQARPVSDRLKVTYDG; this comes from the coding sequence GTGAGCCGGGCCGGATCGCTGAAGGTGCGCGTCGTCGAGGTCGTCCGCGAGACCGCCGAGGCGCACACGCTCGTCCTGGAACCCGCCGAGGGGGACCGGGAGCGCTTCGCCTACCGGCCCGGCCAGTTCCTGACCATCCGGGTGCCCGCACCCGACGGCTGGGCGGCGCGCTGCTACTCGCTGTGCAGCTCGCCGCTCACCGACGAGCACCTGAAGGTGACCGTCAAACGGGTCGCCGGCGGGCTGGGGTCCAACTGGATCTGCGACAACGTCACCGCCGGGGACGTGCTGGAGGTGCTGCGTCCCGCCGGGACCTTCACCCCCTCCTCGCTGCAGGAGGACCTGCTGCTGATCGCCGGCGGCAGCGGCATCACCCCCATCATGTCGATCCTGAAATCCTGCCTGGCCGCGGGCGGCGGGAAGGTGACCCTGCTGTATGCCAACCGGGACGAACGCTCGGTCATCTTCGCCGGTGAGCTGCGCGCCCTCGCCGAGGCGCACGGTGAGCGGCTGACGGTCCTCCACTGGCTGGAGTCGGTGCAGGGCCTGCCCACCGCGGCCGGCCTGCGCGCGCTGCTGCGGCCCTACACCGACCGCGACGCCTTCATCTGCGGGCCGGCCGCGTTCATGGACCTGGCGACCGAGGCGCTGACCGGTCTGGGCGTGCCCGCCGGGCGGGTGCATGTGGAGAAGTACTTCTCGCTGGCCGGCGACCCGTTCGAGGCGGCCGGCGAGGACGCCATCTCAGACGGGGACAGCGGTGCGGCGGGTGAGGAGGACGCCGCCACCGTGGAGGTCGAAATCGACGGCGAGAGGCGGACCGTGCCCTGGCCCCGCTCCGAACGCCTGCTCGACGTGCTGCTGCGCGCCGGAGTGGACGCGCCGTTCTCCTGCCGTGAGGGCTCGTGCGCGGCATGCGCCTGCGTGGTCCTGGAAGGGGAGGCGTCCATGGACGTCAACACCGTCCTGGATGAGCGGGACCTCGCCGACGGCCTCATCCTCGCCTGTCAGGCGAGGCCGGTCAGCGACCGGCTGAAGGTCACCTACGACGGCTAA
- a CDS encoding FAD-binding protein has translation MSAAGNGWDAEYDLVIVGSGGGGMAAALTAHDEGLKPLIVEKGKKYGGSTGISGGGIWIPNNPTLRAKGHNDSRESILRYLEQLTQGRVPRARLEAFVDNGPAAMEVLEKSKWVKFFWTKGYSDYHPELEGGRPMGRSIEAKPFDTRKLGEDEKYQRPNNLKGPLGLWITAKDYRDLAMAKRTWRGRKASLVAAWRVSSNLILRRHMATGGRALVARLRMALKDAGIPLWLQTRMTDLITDERGAVVGIEVEREGKTLRLRGRYGVLLATGGFEHNNEMRAKYLPEGARENYAMGARENTGDGIQAGIKLGAALDLMDDAWWMPALRHPAGAVIPLLSERAIPRQVIVSPQGKRFTNESAPYVNFVHDQLAGGHIPAWLVMDAKARARYPFAQILPGAPIPKSFFEAGIAFKADTLTELAEKIGVPADALNETVTTFNGYARTGKDPEFGRGDSAYDRYYGDPNLKNPNLDVIDTPPYYAFRLEIGDLGTKGGLVCDEHSRVLREDGSVIEGLYATGNTSASVMGNEYAGPGATIGPSIVFGYIAARHAAARARREDQR, from the coding sequence ATGAGCGCCGCGGGCAACGGCTGGGACGCCGAATACGACCTGGTCATCGTCGGCAGCGGCGGAGGCGGCATGGCCGCCGCGCTCACCGCCCACGACGAGGGACTCAAGCCCCTGATCGTGGAGAAGGGCAAAAAGTACGGCGGCAGCACCGGCATCTCCGGCGGCGGCATCTGGATCCCCAACAACCCCACGCTGCGCGCCAAGGGCCACAACGACAGCCGCGAGTCCATCCTGCGCTACCTGGAGCAGCTCACCCAGGGCCGCGTGCCCAGGGCGCGCCTGGAGGCGTTCGTGGACAACGGCCCGGCCGCGATGGAGGTGCTCGAAAAGAGCAAGTGGGTCAAGTTCTTCTGGACCAAGGGCTACTCCGACTACCACCCCGAGCTGGAGGGCGGGCGCCCGATGGGACGCTCCATCGAGGCCAAGCCCTTCGACACCCGCAAGCTGGGGGAGGACGAAAAGTACCAGCGGCCCAACAACCTCAAAGGCCCCCTCGGCCTGTGGATCACCGCCAAGGACTACCGCGACCTGGCCATGGCCAAGCGCACCTGGCGGGGCCGCAAGGCCTCCCTGGTGGCCGCCTGGCGGGTCTCCTCCAACCTGATCCTGCGCCGCCACATGGCCACCGGCGGGCGCGCCCTGGTCGCCCGGCTGCGCATGGCGCTCAAGGACGCCGGCATCCCGCTGTGGCTGCAGACCCGCATGACCGACCTGATCACCGACGAGCGCGGCGCCGTCGTCGGGATCGAGGTCGAACGGGAGGGCAAGACGCTGCGGCTGCGCGGCCGCTACGGCGTGCTGCTGGCCACCGGCGGCTTTGAGCACAACAACGAGATGCGCGCCAAGTACCTGCCCGAGGGCGCCCGGGAGAACTACGCCATGGGCGCCCGGGAGAACACCGGCGACGGCATCCAGGCCGGGATCAAGCTCGGCGCCGCGCTGGACCTGATGGACGACGCCTGGTGGATGCCGGCGCTGCGGCACCCGGCCGGCGCGGTCATCCCGCTGCTGTCGGAACGGGCCATCCCCCGGCAGGTCATCGTCTCCCCGCAAGGGAAGCGCTTCACCAACGAGTCGGCCCCGTACGTCAACTTCGTCCACGACCAGCTCGCCGGCGGCCACATCCCCGCCTGGCTGGTGATGGACGCCAAGGCCCGCGCCCGCTACCCGTTCGCGCAGATCCTGCCGGGCGCGCCGATCCCCAAGAGCTTCTTTGAGGCGGGGATCGCCTTCAAGGCCGACACCCTCACCGAACTGGCTGAGAAGATCGGCGTCCCGGCCGACGCGCTGAACGAGACCGTCACCACCTTCAACGGCTACGCCCGCACCGGCAAGGACCCCGAATTCGGCCGCGGCGACAGCGCCTACGACCGCTACTACGGCGACCCCAACCTCAAGAACCCCAACCTGGACGTGATCGACACCCCGCCCTACTACGCCTTCCGGCTGGAGATCGGCGACCTGGGCACCAAGGGCGGGCTGGTCTGCGACGAGCACAGCCGGGTGCTGCGCGAGGACGGCTCGGTGATCGAAGGGCTGTACGCCACGGGGAACACCTCCGCCTCGGTGATGGGCAACGAGTACGCCGGTCCCGGCGCCACCATCGGCCCGTCCATCGTGTTCGGCTACATCGCCGCCCGGCACGCCGCCGCCCGCGCCCGCCGGGAGGACCAGCGGTGA
- a CDS encoding nuclear transport factor 2 family protein gives MADAEPRREALEERLRALEERLRLLEDEREITRLILSYGPLVDSGCAQAVAELWEPEGVYDVDELLMNGRREIAAMVRSRNHQGWIAGGCAHFIGPPHVTVDGDEATAVGYTLMIVNTPDGFTLRRATANRWRLRRTAAGWRAVERTNRVLDGRKESPDLLASCFPGAVRHLPQGPRA, from the coding sequence ATGGCCGACGCCGAGCCGCGGCGGGAGGCGCTGGAGGAGCGGCTGCGGGCGCTGGAAGAGCGGCTGCGGCTGCTGGAGGACGAGCGGGAGATCACCCGCCTGATCCTGTCCTATGGCCCGCTGGTCGACAGCGGCTGCGCGCAGGCCGTGGCCGAGCTGTGGGAGCCCGAGGGCGTCTACGACGTCGACGAGCTGCTGATGAACGGGCGGCGGGAGATCGCCGCGATGGTGCGCTCCCGCAACCACCAGGGCTGGATCGCCGGGGGCTGTGCCCACTTCATCGGCCCGCCCCACGTCACGGTGGACGGCGATGAGGCCACCGCGGTCGGCTACACCCTCATGATCGTCAACACCCCGGACGGCTTCACGCTGCGCCGCGCCACCGCCAACCGCTGGCGGCTGCGCCGCACCGCGGCCGGCTGGCGCGCCGTCGAGCGCACCAACCGCGTGCTGGACGGCCGCAAGGAGTCCCCCGACCTGCTGGCCTCCTGCTTCCCCGGCGCGGTGCGCCACCTGCCGCAGGGGCCACGGGCGTGA
- a CDS encoding nuclear transport factor 2 family protein, with amino-acid sequence MGDREQIIERLAELAAALDRRDWAAIGAMFTEDATGYGRTGRAEIVAVVRRHLGGCGPSQHLLGNHRVRIDGDRARSLTYARVMHLGAGPMEGRHYECFGEYDDRWVRTAGGWLLTSRTFQITMQFGDFGVLRPG; translated from the coding sequence ATGGGCGACCGCGAGCAGATCATCGAGCGGCTGGCCGAACTGGCCGCCGCGCTGGACCGCCGGGACTGGGCGGCGATCGGCGCGATGTTCACCGAGGACGCCACCGGCTACGGCCGCACCGGACGGGCGGAGATCGTCGCCGTCGTCCGCCGCCATCTGGGCGGCTGCGGCCCGTCCCAGCACCTGCTGGGCAACCACCGGGTGCGCATCGACGGCGACCGGGCGCGGTCGCTGACCTACGCGCGGGTCATGCACCTGGGCGCCGGCCCCATGGAGGGCCGCCACTATGAGTGCTTCGGCGAGTACGACGACCGCTGGGTGCGCACCGCCGGCGGCTGGCTGCTGACCTCCCGGACGTTCCAGATCACCATGCAGTTCGGCGACTTCGGGGTGCTGCGGCCGGGCTGA
- a CDS encoding aldo/keto reductase translates to MRQRALGRQGLVVSELGYGAMGISIAYGPSDEKEGEATIRRAHELGVTFFDTAELYGQGANERIVGAALAPVRDEVVIATKFGFDFTGTRPSGLDSRPERIRQVVDNSLRHLGTDVIDLLYQHRVDPDVPIEEVAGTVGELIEAGKVRYFGLSEAGENTIRRAHAVCPVSALQTEYSLFERDVEALFPVLRELGIGFVAYSPLGRGFLTGSAKPGPEYDPSDFRHWDPRFQPGNYEKNLEATRALAELAAAKGATVAQLALAWLLTRGEDVVPIPGTRSPKRLEENVAAADLVLSRADLERIAEILPNGGFGARYPEGMLPTWD, encoded by the coding sequence ATGCGACAGCGGGCTCTCGGCCGGCAGGGGCTGGTGGTGTCGGAGCTGGGGTACGGCGCGATGGGCATTTCCATCGCCTACGGCCCCTCGGACGAAAAGGAAGGCGAGGCCACCATCCGCCGGGCCCACGAGCTGGGGGTGACGTTCTTCGACACGGCCGAGCTGTACGGGCAGGGCGCCAACGAACGGATCGTGGGGGCCGCGCTGGCCCCGGTCCGCGACGAGGTGGTCATCGCCACCAAGTTCGGGTTCGACTTCACCGGCACGCGTCCCAGCGGGCTGGACAGCCGTCCCGAGCGCATCCGCCAGGTCGTCGACAACAGCCTGCGCCACCTGGGCACCGACGTCATCGACCTGCTCTACCAGCACCGGGTCGATCCCGATGTGCCGATCGAGGAGGTGGCCGGGACCGTCGGGGAGCTGATCGAGGCCGGCAAGGTCCGCTACTTCGGGCTGAGCGAGGCGGGTGAGAACACCATCCGCCGGGCGCACGCCGTCTGCCCGGTGTCGGCGCTGCAGACCGAGTACTCGCTGTTCGAACGCGACGTGGAGGCCCTGTTCCCCGTCCTGCGCGAGCTGGGGATCGGGTTCGTGGCCTACTCACCGCTGGGCCGGGGCTTTTTGACCGGGTCGGCCAAGCCCGGCCCCGAGTACGACCCCTCCGACTTCCGCCACTGGGACCCGCGCTTCCAGCCCGGCAACTACGAAAAGAACCTGGAGGCCACGCGCGCCCTGGCCGAGCTGGCCGCGGCCAAGGGCGCCACCGTCGCCCAGCTGGCGCTGGCCTGGCTGCTGACCCGGGGTGAGGACGTCGTGCCGATCCCCGGCACCCGCAGCCCCAAGCGCCTGGAGGAGAACGTCGCCGCCGCCGACCTCGTCTTGAGCCGGGCCGACCTGGAGCGCATCGCCGAGATCCTGCCCAACGGCGGCTTCGGCGCCCGCTACCCGGAGGGCATGCTCCCCACCTGGGACTGA
- a CDS encoding acyl-CoA dehydrogenase family protein: protein MAKRVLDAIMEHAEEIRELGPVNERLGKLDDKAAKILRDAGMMRMLQPATYGGMEAHPREFAETVMGIAALDGSTGWVAGIVGLHAWEMALADPRVQEEVWGDNQDTWIASPYAPLGIARPVDGGYIFNGRWQFSSGTDHCDWIFLGGMLGDADGNIAQPPTSLHLILPRSDYEIVEGTWDVVGLSGTGSKDIIVRDAFVPEYRVLKYHDVIEGIQAERAGLTNPLYHVPFTAIFPLGISSAVIGITEGALAAHLAYQRSRVQITGTKVKDDPYVLYAISEAAEEIAASRITMLDYISRLYDKVAAGKKITFAERAAARRTQVRSAWRAVRAMNEIVLRSGGNGMRMDNPIQRFWRDAHMGLVHAIHVPGAVYHVSALTDMDIEPPLGPIRSMI from the coding sequence ATGGCCAAGCGCGTGCTAGACGCGATCATGGAACACGCCGAGGAGATCCGCGAACTCGGCCCCGTCAACGAGCGGCTCGGCAAGCTCGACGACAAGGCCGCCAAGATCCTGCGCGACGCGGGGATGATGCGGATGCTGCAGCCGGCGACCTACGGCGGCATGGAGGCGCACCCCCGCGAGTTCGCCGAGACGGTGATGGGCATCGCCGCCCTGGACGGCTCCACCGGCTGGGTCGCCGGCATCGTCGGCCTGCACGCCTGGGAGATGGCCCTGGCCGACCCGCGCGTGCAAGAAGAGGTCTGGGGCGACAACCAGGACACCTGGATCGCCTCCCCGTACGCGCCGCTGGGCATCGCCCGCCCGGTCGACGGAGGCTACATCTTCAACGGCCGCTGGCAGTTCTCCTCCGGCACCGACCACTGCGACTGGATCTTCCTGGGCGGCATGCTCGGCGACGCCGACGGCAACATCGCCCAGCCGCCGACCTCGCTGCACCTGATCCTGCCCCGCTCCGACTACGAGATCGTCGAGGGCACCTGGGACGTGGTGGGCCTGTCGGGCACCGGCAGCAAGGACATCATCGTCCGCGACGCCTTCGTCCCCGAGTACCGGGTGCTGAAGTACCACGACGTGATCGAGGGCATCCAGGCCGAGCGGGCCGGGCTGACCAACCCGCTCTACCACGTGCCGTTCACCGCGATCTTCCCGCTGGGCATCTCCTCGGCGGTGATCGGCATCACCGAGGGCGCGCTCGCCGCCCACCTGGCCTACCAGCGCAGCCGGGTGCAGATCACCGGCACCAAGGTCAAGGACGACCCGTACGTGCTGTACGCCATCAGCGAGGCCGCCGAGGAGATCGCCGCCTCCCGCATCACGATGCTGGACTACATCTCCCGGCTGTATGACAAGGTCGCCGCCGGCAAGAAGATCACCTTCGCCGAGCGCGCCGCGGCCCGCCGCACCCAGGTCCGCTCGGCCTGGCGCGCGGTGCGGGCGATGAACGAGATCGTGCTGCGCTCCGGCGGCAACGGCATGCGCATGGACAACCCCATCCAGCGGTTCTGGCGGGACGCCCACATGGGGTTGGTGCACGCCATCCACGTGCCCGGCGCCGTCTACCACGTCTCCGCCCTGACCGACATGGACATCGAGCCCCCGCTGGGCCCGATCCGCTCCATGATCTGA
- a CDS encoding TetR/AcrR family transcriptional regulator, translating to MAERRTRLSPEREQELFTAVLDLLREVGYEALTMDAIAARARSSKATLYRQWRGKPELVASALRHAEPVSITHIDTGTLAGDLRELARRLGEVALRDMELVRALGHAMHQDPELLQAVRALLVEPELTALRGMLDRAVRRGELAPDVPAAQFVPHMVLGAMVGRALVEDRDADAAYLVRYIDAAVLPALGLS from the coding sequence GTGGCAGAGCGTCGGACCCGACTGTCGCCGGAGCGGGAACAAGAGCTGTTCACGGCGGTGCTCGACCTGCTGCGCGAGGTCGGGTACGAGGCGCTGACGATGGACGCGATCGCGGCCCGCGCCCGCTCCAGCAAGGCCACGCTGTACCGGCAGTGGCGCGGCAAGCCGGAACTGGTGGCCAGCGCGCTGCGGCACGCCGAACCGGTGTCGATCACCCATATCGACACCGGGACCTTGGCCGGCGACCTACGGGAGCTGGCCCGGCGCCTGGGCGAGGTGGCGCTGCGCGACATGGAGCTGGTCCGGGCGCTGGGACACGCCATGCACCAGGACCCCGAGCTGCTGCAGGCGGTGCGGGCGCTGCTGGTCGAACCCGAGCTGACCGCGCTGCGCGGGATGCTGGACCGGGCGGTGCGGCGGGGCGAGCTGGCCCCGGACGTGCCGGCCGCGCAGTTCGTCCCGCACATGGTGCTGGGCGCCATGGTGGGACGGGCCCTGGTGGAGGACCGCGACGCCGACGCCGCCTACCTGGTGCGCTACATCGACGCCGCGGTGCTGCCCGCCCTCGGGCTGTCCTGA
- a CDS encoding IclR family transcriptional regulator has translation MSESTAAPAVRRDPPPSMVERMTLILDAFTGRSVRLTLEDVARHTGLPRSTAHRILDQLVRQRWLEHNSYGYALGPRALSLGGRDGGHGKIREAAAPLLHELQITTGLVAHLAVLDGAHVFYLDKVGGRFASSVPSRVGGRAPAHSTALGKAMLAWLEPEQVDARLGGALNRLTNRTIGELATLHQELHRIRRRRGLAFERGETFPGIACVAAAIRGPEGPVAGISLVGDIRTPLENVAPLVAAAAREASQTLFPSTAPARRPRARRAEFAPPAEDSWSPETLNRLLAMDGRGEWM, from the coding sequence ATGAGCGAGTCCACGGCAGCCCCCGCAGTGCGCCGCGACCCGCCGCCGTCGATGGTCGAGCGAATGACCTTGATCCTGGACGCCTTCACCGGCCGCTCGGTCCGGCTGACCCTGGAGGACGTGGCACGGCACACCGGCCTGCCGCGCTCGACCGCGCACCGCATCCTCGACCAGCTGGTCCGCCAGCGCTGGCTGGAGCACAACTCCTACGGCTACGCCCTCGGGCCGCGGGCGCTGAGTCTCGGTGGCCGGGACGGCGGGCACGGCAAGATCCGCGAGGCCGCCGCGCCGCTGCTGCACGAGCTGCAGATCACCACCGGGCTGGTGGCCCACCTGGCCGTGCTGGACGGCGCCCACGTCTTCTACCTGGACAAGGTCGGCGGACGGTTCGCCAGCTCGGTGCCCTCCCGGGTCGGCGGACGGGCCCCGGCCCACTCCACCGCGCTGGGCAAGGCGATGCTGGCCTGGCTGGAGCCCGAGCAGGTCGACGCCCGGCTCGGCGGCGCCCTGAACCGGCTGACCAACCGCACCATCGGCGAGCTGGCCACCCTTCACCAGGAGCTGCACCGCATCCGCCGGCGCCGCGGCCTGGCCTTCGAGCGGGGCGAGACCTTCCCCGGCATCGCCTGCGTGGCCGCCGCCATCCGCGGCCCCGAAGGGCCGGTGGCCGGCATCTCCCTGGTCGGCGACATCCGCACCCCGCTGGAGAACGTCGCCCCGCTGGTGGCCGCCGCCGCCCGTGAGGCGTCCCAGACCCTCTTCCCGTCCACGGCGCCGGCGCGCCGCCCCCGCGCCCGGCGGGCGGAGTTCGCCCCGCCCGCCGAGGACTCCTGGTCTCCCGAGACGCTGAACCGCCTGCTGGCGATGGACGGCCGCGGCGAGTGGATGTGA